A region from the Manihot esculenta cultivar AM560-2 chromosome 13, M.esculenta_v8, whole genome shotgun sequence genome encodes:
- the LOC110630340 gene encoding uncharacterized protein LOC110630340, translated as MADIAIMVAEEYERRIKDSRKVSADSDMKVGNWISFLSQSVNNKVRLQNIEDVKWVFQPKTQVALAASNGLFSA; from the coding sequence ATGGCTGATATTGCTATTATGGTTGCTGAGGAGTATGAAAGGAGAATCAAGGATTCAAGAAAGGTATCTGCAGATTCAGACATGAAAGTTGGCAACTGGATTTCTTTTCTGTCTCAGAGTGTGAACAATAAGGTTAGGCTACAGAACATTGAAGATGTCAAATGGGTTTTTCAGCCTAAGACCCAAGTTGCTCTTGCAGCTTCCAATGGCTTATTCTCTGCCTGA